The following nucleotide sequence is from Oncorhynchus kisutch isolate 150728-3 linkage group LG29, Okis_V2, whole genome shotgun sequence.
agacgagagacaactccaacctgacggagaggagacgagaaACAACTCCAAcgtgacagagaggagatgagagacaactccaacctgacagagaggagacgagagacaactccaacctgacagagaggacacgaggagacgagagacaactccaacctgacggagaggagacgagacaactccaacctgacagagaggagacgagagacaactccaacctgacagagagaaggcgagagacaactccaacctgacggagaggagacgagacaactccaacctgacagagaggagacgagagacaactccaacctgacggagagaaGGCGAgaaacaactccaacctgacagagaggagacgagagacaactccaacctgacagagaggagatgaggagacgagagacaactccaacctgacggagaggagacgagagacaagtccaacctgacagagaggaaacGAGAGACAATTCCAACCTGTCAGAGAGGAAACGagcgacaactccaacctgacagagaggagatgaggagacgagagacaactccaacctgacggagaggagacgagagacaagtccaacctgacagagaggaaacgagagacaattccaacctgacagagaggagacgagagacaactccaacctgacagagaggagacgagagacaactccaacctgacagagaggagatgaggagacgagagacaactccaacctgacagagagaagacgagagacaactccaacctgacagagagaaggcgagaagacaactccaacctgacagagaggagacgagagacaactccaacctgacagagaggagacgagagacaactccaacctgacagagaggagatgaggagacgagagacaactccaacctgacaagagaaggcgagagacaactccaacctgacagagaggagatgaggagacgagagacaagtccaacctgacggagaggagacgagagacaactccaacctgacagagagaagacgagagacaactccaacctgacggagaggataCGAGagtcaactccaacctgacagagaggagatgaggagacgagagacaactccaacctgacggagaggagacgagaaaactccaacctgacagagagaaggcgagagaccactccaacctgacggagagaaGGCGAgaaacaactccaacctgacagagaggagacgagaaacaactccaacctgacagagaggagacgagagacaactccaacctgacagagaggagacgagagacaactccaacctgacagagaggagacgagagacaactccaacctgacagagaggagacgagagacaactccaacctgacagagagaaggcgagagacaactccaacctgacagagaggaaacaactccaacttgacagagaggagacgagcgacaactccaacctgacagagaggagacgagcgacaactccaacctgacagagaggagacgagagacaactccaacctgacagagaggagacgagagacaactccaacctgacagagagaagacgagagacaactccaacctgacagagagaaggcgagagacaactccaacctgacagagaggagacgaggagacgagagacaagtccaacctgacggagaggagacgagagacaactccaacctgacggagaggagacgagagacaactccaacctgacggagaggagacgaaacaactccaacctgacagagagaaggcgagagacaactccaacctgacggagagaaGGCGAgaaacaactccaacctgacagagaggagacgagagacaactccaacctgacagagaggaaacaactccaacttgacagagaggagacgagcgacaactccaacctgacagagaggagacgaggagacgagagacaactccaacctgacagagaggagacgagagacaactccaacctgacagagagaagacgagagacaactccaacctgacagagagaaggcgagagacaactccaacctgacagagaggagacgagagacaactccaacctgacagagaggagacgagagacaactccaacctgacagagaggagatgaggaaacgagagacaactccaacctgacagagaggagacgagagacaactccaacctgacagagagaagacgagagacaactccaacctgacagagagaaggcgagagacaactccaacctgacagagaggagacgagagacaactccaacctgacagagaggagatgaggagacgagagacaactccaaactgacggagaggagacgagagacaactccaacctgacagagaggagacgagagacaactccaacctgacagagagaagacgagagacaactccaacctgacagagagaaggcgagagacaagtccaacctgacagagaggaaacGAGAGACAATTCCAACCTGtaagagagaaaacgagagacaactccaacctgacagagaggagacgagagacaactccaacctgacggagaggagacgagagacaactccaacctgacggagaggagacgagagacaactccaacctgacagagaggagacgagagacaactccaacctgacagagagaagacgagagacaactccaacctgacagaggagatgaggagacgagagacaagtccaacctgacggagaggagacgagagacaagtccaacctgacagagaggagacgatagacaagtccaacctgacagagaggagacgatagacaactccaacctgacggagaggagacgagagacaactccaacctgacggagaggagatgaggagacgagagacaactccaacctgacggagaggataCGAGagtcaactccaacctgacagagaggagatgaggatacGAGagtcaactccaacctgacagagaggagatgaggagacgagagacaactccaacctgacggagaggataCGAGagtcaactccaacctgacagagaggagatgaggagacgagagacaagtccaacctgacagagaggagacgatagacaagtccaacctgacagaggagacgatagacaagtccaacctgacagagaggagacgagagacaagtccaacctgacagagaggagacgagagacaagtccaacctgacagagaggagacgagagacaagtccaacctgacagagaggagacgagagacaagtccaacctgacagagaggagacgagagacaactccaacctgacagagaggagacgagagacaactccaacctgacagagagaagacgagagacaactccaacctgacagagaggagacgagagacaactccaacctgacagaggagatgaggagacgagagacaactccaacctgacggagaggagacgagagacaactccaacctgacagagaggagacgagagacaagtccaacctgacggagaggagacgagagacaagtccaacctgacagagaggagacgagagacaagtccaacctgacagagaggagacgagagacaagtccaacctgacagagaggagacgagagacaagtccaacctgacagagaggagacgatagacaagtccaacctgacagagaggagacgatagacaactccaacctgacggagaggagacgagagacaactccaacctgacggagaggagatgaggagacgagagacaactccaacctgacggagaggataCGAGagtcaactccaacctgacagagaggagatgaggagacgagagacaactccaacctgacggagaggataCGAGagtcaactccaacctgacagagaggagatgatagacaagtccaacctgacagatagGAAACGAGAGACAATTCCAACCtgtcagagaggagacgagagacaagtccaacctgacagagaggagacgagagacaagtccaacctgacagagaggagatgaggagacgagagacaagtccaacctgacagagaggagacgatagacaagtccaacctgacagaggagacgatagacaagtccaacctgacagagaggaaacgagagacaagtccaacctgacagagaggagacgagagacaagtccaacctgacagagaggagacgagagacaagtccaacctgacagagaggagacgagagacaagtccaacctgacagagaggagacgagagacaagtccaacctgacagagaggagacgagagacaagtccaacctgacagagaggaaacgagagacaactccaacctgacagagaggagacgagcgacaactccaacctgacagagaggagacgagagacaactccaacctgacagagaggagatgaggagacgagagacaactccaacctgacggagaggagacgagagacaactccaacctgacagagaggagacgagagacaactccaacctgacagagagaagacgagagacaactccaacctgacagagaggagacgagagacaactccaacctgacagaggagatgaggagacgagagacaactccaacctgacggagaggagacgagagacaactccaacctgacagagaggagacgagagacaagtccaacctgacggagaggagacgagagacaagtccaacctgacagagaggagacgagagacaagtccaacctgacagagaggagacgagagacaagtccaacctgacagagaggagacgagagacaagtccaacctgacagagaggagacgatagacaagtccaacctgacagagaggagacgatagacaactccaacctgacggagaggagacgagagacaactccaacctgacggagaggagatgaggagacgagagacaactccaacctgacggagaggataCGAGagtcaactccaacctgacagagaggagatgaggagacgagagacaactccaacctgacggagaggataCGAGagtcaactccaacctgacagagaggagatgatagacaagtccaacctgacagatagGAAACGAGAGACAATTCCAACCtgtcagagaggagacgagagacaagtccaacctgacagagaggagacgagagacaagtccaacctgacagagaggagacgagagacaagtccaacctgacagagaggagacgagagacaagtccaacctgacagatagGAAACGAGAGACAATTCCAACCtgtcagagaggagacgagagacaagtccaacctgacagagaggagacgagagacaagtccaacctgacagagaggagacgagagacaagtccaacctgacagagaggagacgagagacaagtccaacctgacagagaggagacgagagacaagtccaacctgacagagaggagatgaggagacgagagacaactccaacctgacggagaggagacgagagacaactccaacctgacggagaggagacaactacaacctgacagagagaaggcgagagacaactccaacctgacggagagaaGGCGAgaaacaactccaacctgacagagaggagacgagaggcaactccaacctgacagagaggagacgagagacaactccaacctgacagagaggagatgaggagacgagagacaactccaacctgacggagaggataCGAGAgtcaactccaacctgacggagaggagacgagagacaactccaacctgacggagacgAGACGAgaaacaactccaacctgacagagaggagatgagagacaactccaacctgacagagaggagacgagagacaactccaacctgacagagaggagacgagagacaactccaacctgacggagaggagacaactccaacctgacagagaggagatgagagacaactccaacctgacagagaggagatgaggagacgagagacaactccaacctgacggagacgagacgagacaactccaacctgacagagagaaggcgagagacaactccaacctgacagagagaaggcgagagacaactccaacctgacggagaggagacgagacaactccaacctgacagagaggagacgagagacaactccaacctgacggagaggagacgagagacaactccaacctgacagagaggagacgagagacaactccaacctgacggagaggagatgaggagacgagagacaactccaacctgacggagaggagacgagagacaactccaacctgacggagagaaGGCGAgaaacaactccaacctgacagagaggagatgaggagacgagagacaactccaacctgacagagaggagatgaggagacgagagacaactccaacctgacggagaggagacgagagaccaactccaacctgacggagaggagacgagagacaactccaacctgacggagaggagacgagagacaactccaacctgacggagaggagacgagagacaactccaacctgacagagaggagacgagagacaactccaacctgacagagaggagacgagagacaactccaacctgaacggagagggagatgaggagacgagagacaactccaacctgacggagaggatacgagagacaactccaacctgacggagaggagacgagagacaactccaacctgacggagagaaGGCGAgaaacaactccaacctgacgggagaggagatgaggagacgagagacaactcccaACCTGacgagaggagatgaggagacgagagacaactccaacctgacgagaggagacgagagacaactccaacctgacgagaggagacgagagacaactccaacctggacagagaggagacgagagacaactccaacctgacagagaggagacgagagacaactccaacctgacagagaggagacgagagacaactccaacctgacagagaggagacgagagacaactccaacctgacagagaggagacgagagacaactccaacctgacagaaaggagacgagagacaactccaccTGACAgaaaggagacgagagacaactccaacctgacagagaggagacgagagacaactccaacctgacagagaggagacgagagacaactccaacctgacagagaggagacgagagacaactccaacctgacagaaaggagacgagagacaactccaacctgacagagaggagacagagacaactccaacctgacagagaggagacgagagacaactcctaACAACTGACTAAGGGCAGATCCATTATTCTAGACATGAATATGCGTCAGTGTGTCTGGAGTAGATCAGGGTGCAGACAAACTCAGTACTGCCTGGCTGGAACAGACTGTCTGGGCGCAGTCTTCCCTTAAGATCTGCCATGGAGATGGTGTGTGTTACCTAGCAGCCTCGTACATCTTGATGGTCATCAGTGTATCCTCCATGGTCTTGTTAACGAGTGTATTGATGCTGGACACAAAGAAGTTGATGGCTCCTAGCAGTGTCTCTCCGTTCTTGCATAATAACTTCTGGGTCTCTGCGTTGTACCCAAACTCATCCTGTAGGAaacatcattaaaacacacacacacacacacactgatcaatCTGATCaaatcaaccaatacatcaatcaGTCCAACCAACAAATCAACCAGTGTATTCAAAGAAATCACCTgagctaaaaccccaaacagtgtTAAGTGACAGTCCTACCTCTTGAtttaaggtcaggggttacaggtCAGGGGTTAAAGGTGATTTCTGGCTGAGGGGTCTGGGTTAGGGgtcagcctaggggttagaggtcaggttcTAACCAGTAGTTCAGGTGATTTCTGGCTGAGGGGTCTGGGTTAGGGGTCAGCCTAGGGGTTATAGGTCAGGTTCTCACTCGTAGTTCAGGTGATTTCTGGGTTAGGGGTCTGGGATTAGCCTCGAGGTTATAGGTCAGGTTCTCACCCGTAGTTCAGGTGATTTCTGGGTTGGAGGTTAGGGGTCTGGGATTAGCCTAGAGGTTATAGGTCAGGTTCTCACTCGTAGTTCAGGTGATTTCTGGGTTAGGGGTCTGGGATTAGCCTAGAGGTTATAGGTCAGGTTCTCACCCGTAGTTCAGGTGATTTCTGGGTTAGGGGTCTGGGATTAGCCTAGAGGTTATAGGTCAGGCTCTCACCCGTAGTTCAGGTGATTTCAGGCTGAGGTCGGTGAAGGTGTCCCCGAGGGCGTGTTGCGTCTGCACCATGCTGTACAAGTGATTGGTCAGGGCTCTGGCCAATCGCAGCACAGTCTCATACTTCCTCTTGGTGTCCCGGAGAACTTCTATCTGAGCCTCCAGTTCTAGATCCACAGTCCGAGAACCACGACCAAACCGCTCTGCGATCATCTGTTTAGTGCactggagagaacgagagagggaagcaaggaaggagaggaggagcgagggagggggaagcaaggaaggagagaggaaggagggagagagagagaggagggagggagggggaagcaaggaaggagagagaaggaggagcgagagaggagggaaggaggagggagagagagaggagggagggaggagggagagagagagaagggagggaggagggagagagagagaagggagggaggaggggagagagagagaagggagggaggagggagagagagagagagggaagcaaggaaggagagaggagggagggaggagggagagagagagagggaagcaaggaaggagagagaaggaggagggagggaggaggagggagagaggaggagggaggaggagggagagagagggaggaggagggagagaggatgagaggagggagggagagagagagagagagagagagagaggagggagggagggaggaggagggagagagagagagaacaaggaaggagagagaagaggagcgagggaggagggagagagagaggaggaaggagagagagagaggtggagagagagaggagggagggaggaggagggagagagagggagggagggagagagaggagggagggaggaggaggggagagagagaggagggagggagagagagaggacagagggagagagagaggagggagggaggacagagggagagagagaggagggagggaggacNNNNNNNNNNNNNNNNNNNNNNNNNNNNNNNNNNNNNNNNNNNNNNNNNNNNNNNNNNNNNNNNNNNNNNNNNNNNNNNNNNNNNNNNNNNNNNNNNNNNatttccggccttttctcagtatcCAAGGcatggttgttcagtggtagaattctcgcctgcacgcgggaggcccggggttcgattcccggccaatgcaggatgttttgaacatgtaatttcgtgaagtatgcaaacccctgaggaagaaatctgtggttcgattgccaggccaacagaaatctctgttggttcttggtcgaaatctcaactgactcttgaaaaatctcactttgctttcgttttcagtttggacattcactcatttCAGGAGACAACTGTGAATCCATCTCAGATGCTTTCGTTTGTGAGGTGATTtctttgtgcaaggctttagaAAGGGAAACCAGTACCAACTGTccagtgacaactgtcttgagtttggcatttgtgacaatgtccatTGGGACACTAGTCAGTGCGTCACCTCTTACGATGGTGGCCTGTGAGTCCTAGGGACATCGATTCCATGTACGTGTTTTGAAGTCCCAGCATGGCCTGTGAGTGGTCACAGagcttctagctctaaccatCAGTCTATACAGATGAGAGTCCCAGaaggggtcacagcagcttctagctctaaccattcagtcttcagatgtttttgttagaagggttaaagcccaacactgcaaacttatggtttgtaccaatgctccacgttttttcaaagtagtggtgagtatccccgcctgtcacgcgggagaccggggttcaattccccgacggggagaaaggactgcttttttttaaggtgaacaatgtagcttagcccacaaatcgaacatatgcttggagataaagctttatgatacgatttccggccttttctcagtattccaaggcattggttgttcagtggtagaattctcgcctgccacgcgggagcccgggttcgattcccggccaatgcaggatgttttgaacatgtaatttcgt
It contains:
- the arfip2b gene encoding arfaptin-2b, translated to MESMSLGLTGHHLLPPPSLLLSFLASLSRSLQCTKQMIAERFGRGSRTVDLELEAQIEVLRDTKRKYETVLRLARALTNHLYSMVQTQHALGDTFTDLSLKSPELRDEFGYNAETQKLLCKNGETLLGAINFFVSSINTLVNKTMEDTLMTIKMYEAARLEYDAYRADLEELSVGPRDVVNMARIDTAQEQYQIHKDKYERLRSDVTIKLNFLDENKVKVMHKQLLLFHNAISAYFAGNQQQLEQTLKQFNIKLRPPGADKPSWLEEP